One genomic segment of Coffea arabica cultivar ET-39 chromosome 6e, Coffea Arabica ET-39 HiFi, whole genome shotgun sequence includes these proteins:
- the LOC113692171 gene encoding CBL-interacting serine/threonine-protein kinase 21-like isoform X1 — MGFSDKIGKYQLSRTIGEGSFAKVKLAINTTNGQYVAIKIIDKQMVLKNNLMQQVSREIRTMKLLHHPNIVRIYEVLGTKTKIYIVMEYVSGGQLSDKLSYLKKLSEREARKYFQQLIDAVDHCHCRGVYHRDLKPENLLLDNKGNVKVSDFGLSALKQKPGSLLSTACGSPSYVAPELLTDNGYDGAAADVWSCGVILFELRAGYLPFDDSNLTNLYRKIYKAEFAFPERFTEGEKQLISRLLDPNSKTRITIAEIVDHHWFQMDYEPAEEIGQEEDINVDDVHEAFTSLKETETEVSVPRASSFINAFQLIAMSNDLDLSRLFEEKGNEKEKKTIGSRHTVNETIEKIEAAAKDVHLAVEMMNHSKMKMHRRKMTRCSRSCLDLSAQVIEVAPQHCVVQVSKSTGELGLYKEVFCKSLSSLLAEELDMPSEVTQYQVPAQDPLNTITEDPVSTTNSNGKQNFNHQHG, encoded by the exons ATGGGATTCTCCGACAAGATTGGCAAGTATCAGCTTAGCAGAACAATTGGAGAAGGCTCCTTTGCCAAGGTGAAATTGGCCATAAACACAACCAATGGACAATATGTAGCAATCAAAATCATTGACAAGCAAATGGtcttgaaaaataacttgatgcAACAG GTGTCGAGAGAAATCAGGACGATGAAACTTCTACATCACCCCAATATAGTTAGAATTTACGAG GTACTAGGCACAAAAACCAAAATTTACATTGTTATGGAGTATGTGTCAGGGGGACAGCTTTCTGATAAGCTG TCTTATTTGAAGAAGTTAAGCGAAAGAGAAGCAAGAAAATACTTCCAGCAGCTAATTGATGCTGTAGATCATTGCCACTGTAGAGGGGTGTATCACAGAGATCTAAAG CCAGAAAACTTGCTTCTGGACAACAAAGGAAATGTGAAAGTGTCAGATTTTGGCCTTAGTGCACTAAAACAG AAACCAGGAAGCCTACTCTCTACTGCATGCGGATCTCCAAGCTATGTAGCACCAGAG CTTTTAACTGATAACGGCTATGATGGAGCAGCTGCAGACGTTTGGTCCTGTGGAGTAATACTTTTTGAACTGCGGGCTGGATATTTACCCTTTGACGACTCTAACCTGACAAACTTGTACAGAAAG ATATATAAAGCAGAATTTGCATTTCCAGAGCGGTTCACAGAAGGTGAAAAACAGCTCATTTCTAGATTGCTCGATCCAAACTCAAAAACT CGAATAACTATAGCAGAAATCGTTGACCATCACTGGTTTCAGATGGACTATGAGCCAGCTGAGGAAATAGGGCAGGAAGAGGATATCAATGTGGATGATGTTCATGAAGCATTCACTTCACTCAAG GAAACTGAGACAGAAGTGAGTGTCCCCCGTGCCTCGAGTTTCATAAATGCTTTCCAGCTTATAGCAATGTCAAATGACCTAGATTTGtcaagactcttcgaagaaaaG GGAaatgaaaaggagaaaaaaacaaTAGGATCTAGACACACAGTCAATGAAACCATAGAGAAAATTGAGGCTGCTGCAAAGGATGTGCATCTGGCAGTTGAAATGATGAACCACTCAAAG ATGAAAATGCACCGGCGGAAGATGACTAGATGTTCAAGATCCTGTCTTGACCTCTCAGCCCAG GTTATCGAGGTGGCCCCTCAACATTGTGTTGTACAAGTATCAAAATCAACAGGGGAGCTGGGATTGTACAAAGAGGTA TTCTGCAAAAGTTTATCAAGTCTGCTGGCAGAAGAGCTAGACATGCCATCTGAAGTGACTCAGTATCAAGTGCCTGCTCAAGATCCTCTTAACACAATTACTGAAGATCCTGTATCCACAACTAATTCAAATGGTAAACAGAACTTCAATCACCAGCATGGTTGA
- the LOC113692171 gene encoding CBL-interacting serine/threonine-protein kinase 21-like isoform X2 — MGFSDKIGKYQLSRTIGEGSFAKVKLAINTTNGQYVAIKIIDKQMVLKNNLMQQVSREIRTMKLLHHPNIVRIYEVLGTKTKIYIVMEYVSGGQLSDKLSYLKKLSEREARKYFQQLIDAVDHCHCRGVYHRDLKPENLLLDNKGNVKVSDFGLSALKQKPGSLLSTACGSPSYVAPELLTDNGYDGAAADVWSCGVILFELRAGYLPFDDSNLTNLYRKIYKAEFAFPERFTEGEKQLISRLLDPNSKTRITIAEIVDHHWFQMDYEPAEEIGQEEDINVDDVHEAFTSLKETETEVSVPRASSFINAFQLIAMSNDLDLSRLFEEKGNEKEKKTIGSRHTVNETIEKIEAAAKDVHLAVEMMNHSKMKMHRRKMTRCSRSCLDLSAQVIEVAPQHCVVQVSKSTGELGLYKEFCKSLSSLLAEELDMPSEVTQYQVPAQDPLNTITEDPVSTTNSNGKQNFNHQHG; from the exons ATGGGATTCTCCGACAAGATTGGCAAGTATCAGCTTAGCAGAACAATTGGAGAAGGCTCCTTTGCCAAGGTGAAATTGGCCATAAACACAACCAATGGACAATATGTAGCAATCAAAATCATTGACAAGCAAATGGtcttgaaaaataacttgatgcAACAG GTGTCGAGAGAAATCAGGACGATGAAACTTCTACATCACCCCAATATAGTTAGAATTTACGAG GTACTAGGCACAAAAACCAAAATTTACATTGTTATGGAGTATGTGTCAGGGGGACAGCTTTCTGATAAGCTG TCTTATTTGAAGAAGTTAAGCGAAAGAGAAGCAAGAAAATACTTCCAGCAGCTAATTGATGCTGTAGATCATTGCCACTGTAGAGGGGTGTATCACAGAGATCTAAAG CCAGAAAACTTGCTTCTGGACAACAAAGGAAATGTGAAAGTGTCAGATTTTGGCCTTAGTGCACTAAAACAG AAACCAGGAAGCCTACTCTCTACTGCATGCGGATCTCCAAGCTATGTAGCACCAGAG CTTTTAACTGATAACGGCTATGATGGAGCAGCTGCAGACGTTTGGTCCTGTGGAGTAATACTTTTTGAACTGCGGGCTGGATATTTACCCTTTGACGACTCTAACCTGACAAACTTGTACAGAAAG ATATATAAAGCAGAATTTGCATTTCCAGAGCGGTTCACAGAAGGTGAAAAACAGCTCATTTCTAGATTGCTCGATCCAAACTCAAAAACT CGAATAACTATAGCAGAAATCGTTGACCATCACTGGTTTCAGATGGACTATGAGCCAGCTGAGGAAATAGGGCAGGAAGAGGATATCAATGTGGATGATGTTCATGAAGCATTCACTTCACTCAAG GAAACTGAGACAGAAGTGAGTGTCCCCCGTGCCTCGAGTTTCATAAATGCTTTCCAGCTTATAGCAATGTCAAATGACCTAGATTTGtcaagactcttcgaagaaaaG GGAaatgaaaaggagaaaaaaacaaTAGGATCTAGACACACAGTCAATGAAACCATAGAGAAAATTGAGGCTGCTGCAAAGGATGTGCATCTGGCAGTTGAAATGATGAACCACTCAAAG ATGAAAATGCACCGGCGGAAGATGACTAGATGTTCAAGATCCTGTCTTGACCTCTCAGCCCAG GTTATCGAGGTGGCCCCTCAACATTGTGTTGTACAAGTATCAAAATCAACAGGGGAGCTGGGATTGTACAAAGAG TTCTGCAAAAGTTTATCAAGTCTGCTGGCAGAAGAGCTAGACATGCCATCTGAAGTGACTCAGTATCAAGTGCCTGCTCAAGATCCTCTTAACACAATTACTGAAGATCCTGTATCCACAACTAATTCAAATGGTAAACAGAACTTCAATCACCAGCATGGTTGA